A single Plasmodium sp. gorilla clade G2 genome assembly, chromosome: 7 DNA region contains:
- a CDS encoding E3 ubiquitin-protein ligase, putative produces MENKENKRRGFLKNWNINYLSTNFNNFIKHNENTHNTKHDQKDEHVDDIKTNNIYDNNIKFIKEKMKENNNNNNINNNINIKLSSSISNKDYYDTLNHNIKDCIHVMNDSNSSTNKHTSYLDFCEAWSKFKFRNLASHANDQINKDNPSYKNGGEPQNNGFTKKNSCDNKGFLNCSTANNISSSNYLNTHNNINHYTNRDHNNIDNKNNKNNHHHSNNNNINNYSNNNDNNNNNNNSNNNNNHNNNHNNNHNNNNDGNHFNRHNNYNNNHMNNYNGHNNNNDDDDNGDHSDNNNKRNNTFYKNNDASSVSSSSSISSSSSFVSNDPYSANNPKRNNEQCKRKKKKKKEKENNNNNNNNNHNNNNNNNNNCPDMDTYNNNIGVMNNMNNNMESNMRSDAHTHHNHINGRNSYNNSCGIQHNYNNNYNHYEHNNSNDSSARSERRNSLNNFNFRKGSSNDNSEFYNNKDHSNDLINNHPIHHMNSTSHSMNNNTSHHINYSSHNVMNKNCGNKRNYTSNNSGDYNESVKSNNYYNHAGNNTNYYNSNKNSASSENLNKLIKKTAETGEGDNLKDSIDKTEEVEKKNPNMINIEMLNPEDRKKEAEKYKVLGNQSYKLGYFESAIDYYTKAIQYDNTNHVYYTNRALCYKKQKLWKLANMDARQALNLEEESVKAHFILGLTLLHLNSLEEGLKKLTKAKTLSSYLKDSNESEINRYIMQAKKLIYLRDEQNKQLSYTELQSFFIDKINLLNQIGYITNEEKSLRIQQTEGIFKELLDSFQKKQVPDYLCCKISMCLMNEPVITPSGMTYDKIFLYEHVKHNGSFDPVSREQFSIREVIPNYAIKEATEHFLKANPWAFEE; encoded by the coding sequence atggaaaataaagaaaataaaagaagaggttttttaaaaaattggaatattaattatttgtcaacaaattttaataattttataaaacataacGAAAACACGCATAATACAAAACATGATCAAAAAGATGAACATGTTGATGATAtcaaaacaaataatatatatgataataatataaaatttataaaagaaaaaatgaaagaaaataataataataataatataaataataatattaatataaaattatcatcTTCTATATCTAATAAAGATTATTATGATACCttaaatcataatattaaagatTGTATACATGTAATGAATGATTCTAATTCTAGTACCAATAAACATACTTCCTATTTGGATTTCTGTGAAGCATGGtcaaaatttaaatttagGAATTTAGCTAGTCATGCAAATGATCAAATAAACAAAGACAATCCAAGTTATAAAAATGGAGGAGAACCACAAAATAATGGATTTACAAAGAAAAATTCATGTGATAATAAAGGTTTCTTAAATTGTAGTACAGCAAATAATATCTCCAGCAGTAATTATTTGAATActcataataatatcaatcaTTATACTAATCGTGATCATaacaatattgataataagaataataagaataatcaccatcatagtaataataacaacattaataattatagcaATAATAacgataataataataataataataatagtaataataataataatcataacaATAATCATAacaataatcataataataataatgatggtaATCATTTTAATCGTcacaataattataataacaatcatatgaataattataatggtcataataataataatgatgatgatgataacgGTGATcatagtgataataataacaaaagaaataatacgttttataaaaataatgatgccTCTTCAGTTTCCTCATCATCTTCTATATCCTCATCTTCCTCATTTGTTTCAAATGATCCTTATTCAGCAAATAATccaaaaagaaataatgaGCAATGtaagaggaaaaaaaaaaaaaaaaaggaaaaagaaaataacaacaacaataataataataatcataataataataataataataataataactgcCCAGATATGGACacgtataataataatatcggtgtaatgaataatatgaataataatatggaaagTAATATGAGGAGTGATGCACATACACATCATAACCATATTAATGGAAGAaatagttataataatagttgTGGTATAcaacataattataataataattacaatcattatgaacataataattcaaatgatAGTTCTGCAAGAAGTGAAAGAAGAAATAgcttaaataattttaatttcagAAAGGGTTCATCAAATGATAATAgtgaattttataataataaagatcattctaatgatttaataaataatcatCCTATTCATCATATGAATAGTACAAGTCAtagtatgaataataatacaagtcatcatataaattattccaGTCATAAtgttatgaataaaaattgtggaaataaaagaaattatacaTCTAACAATTCTGGGGATTATAATGAGAGCGTAAAAAGTAACAACTATTATAATCATGCAGGTAATAATacgaattattataatagtaataaaaatagtgCTTCAAgtgaaaatttaaataaactcataaaaaaaacagCAGAGACAGGAGAAGgagataatttaaaagattcTATTGATAAGACAGAAGaagtggaaaaaaaaaatccaaatatgataaatattgaAATGTTAAATCCAGAagatagaaaaaaagaagCTGAGAAATATAAAGTATTAGGAAATCAAAGTTATAAATTAGGTTATTTTGAATCAGCTATTGATTATTATACTAAAGCTATACAATATGATAACACTAATCATGTATATTATACTAATAGAGCTTTATgctataaaaaacaaaaattatggAAACTAGCTAATATGGATGCTAGACAAGCATTAAATTTAGAAGAAGAATCAGTTAAGGCTCATTTTATTCTTGGACTCACTTTATTACATTTAAATAGTTTAGAAGAaggattaaaaaaattaacaaagGCAAAAACTCTATCAAGCTATTTAAAAGATTCAAATGAAAGTGAAattaatagatatattatgcaagccaaaaaattaatttatttacgtgatgaacaaaataaacaaTTGTCCTACACAGAATTACAATCCTTTTTTATTGATAAAATCAATTTATTAAACCAAATAGGATATATAACCAATGAAGAAAAATCTTTAAGAATACAACAAACGGAAGGaatttttaaagaattattagattcctttcaaaaaaaacaagTACCAGATTATTTATGTTGTAAAATATCTATGTGCTTAATGAATGAACCTGTTATAACTCCTAGTGGTATGAcgtatgataaaatattcttatatgAACATGTAAAACATAATGGTTCCTTTGATCCTGTCAGCAGGGAACAATTTTCTATACGTGAAGTTATTCCAAACTATGCTATAAAAGAAGCAACAGAGCACTTTTTGAAAGCAAATCCATGGGCCTTCGAGGAATGA
- a CDS encoding RAP protein, putative — MIIFFKIVVFILHLFYIIGIIILFLDHVQSSKLNIVYKPNGSFSKALFINNLFDFKEKFKNNFAKKRKKNDINYFNGNYKRNNSNTDFNLFIESFNKKNTFIKPIYVTFQDDMNKSVASQNELLPPPKKKKKNSEQNQLFLKSTKQKDIHEMTIDEEIENYDNIQMDEEEMNKEDYKESDNNDINNNNNNNYSNDKNNNYYFKNMDDSEYDLINDYILLKKNGLTIKELMEQGKWACPKENLKMIRERVNSKINWNYILKKNNELLNDNVDKIYHGIYKKENVDDLLFVFDTYPYNYLNITMSVFSLYKFANSYLNEKKEKMNSVNEKKHGFFNNISSKNFLIKEEEEEKKKKHDMEYINEHINIKHNDNKSRYNEKKDSYDDNFFALENIHDDVGDNNIFKIKEERKRLNYITTNRNFQRIVGSINKHLKIIYRIFSSNEKLSSYEKNKNVYKYIPYINIKDIIIILKSFCILKYDHANIYKYIYFFIVHFIDKFDLYNLCQAVHLCIIKKIYIKPLYQNFIKYLEKIFEQGKNDYIGKMQQSQNNTSVSLNEKKKRDTHEELHDHHNTTNKNNVKTDILLNIPYDNNRNNLCKNMISLYDHINIKDFYNNIENILEGYSSNSYNYYTSPLYANKFNYYIYHSCNYSNINNALDDEEQKKEKEKDVKSFMTKDMRKEKESFIEESSNKDITINQNNNKWDNKIDNRKDINLYVYILYVLSKFPYSNVNIINKIISYIIQDIHNLSIDELILTFYSIAELEYEDHEVQNYLYLLIFQRLHFLNYRNNDTLLKLIKSLYLTNNLDMVYDNDTDIENVVQYVDEKESKKETQQQQQQQQEKPKKKKCNDKDDEKKEELNHIDNEDNNLFSKKNGDYKNHTKIYHGNSFIEHINKDENNKMESIKILMIYVISKMILKNVNNYSPIELVDIIRYMSAFKFINKELFSFVYSLPFFKNLNEDVLNYYKNHVYFNQSYYAYTKNNNINTPIEIMLCKLYQSYLSYNMYIKQIDNSYIKNVLKDDIIKNIYKRNNEQINFIQFDDSILQILKKTYLNNMKISSYASSSLHYEIADIINKDFKIPCHVEYKTPNGLIIDIAILYEDIKKINPSCPFFKNIAIEINGPFHYKTKSLNKNFPLINTKTILKKRLLQFENWDVISFPFWEIKPWFSKTRKESYILKMLPEKLKTFFK, encoded by the exons atgattattttctttaaaatagTTGTATTTATACTACACTTGTTTTATATCATaggaattataattttatttttagacCATGTACAGTCTTCTAAATTGAATATTGTGTACAAGCCAAATGGTAGTTTTTCAAAAGCCTTGTTCATAAATAATTTGTTTGATTTCAAGGAAAAATTTAAGAACAATTTTGCTAAGAAACGaaagaaaaatgatataaattatttcaaTGGTAATTATAAAAGGAACAATTCAAATACtgattttaatttatttattgaatcgttcaataaaaaaaatacttttaTTAAACCAATATATGTAACTTTTCAAgatgatatgaataaaagTGTAGCTAGCCAAAATGAACTTCTCCCccccccaaaaaaaaaaaaaaaaaattctgaaCAAAACCAGCTATTTTTGAAAAGTACGAAACAAAAAGATATTCATGAAATGACTATTGATGAGGAAATTGAAAATTATGATAACATACAAAtggatgaagaagaaatgaATAAAGAGGATTATAAAGaaagtgataataatgatataaataataataataataataattatagtaatgataaaaataataattattattttaaaaatatggatgATAGTGAATATGATTTGATTAATGATTATatcttattaaaaaaaaacggATTAActataaaagaattaatgGAACAAGGGAAATGGGCTTGTCCAAAAgagaatttaaaaatgataagaGAACGTGTTAATTCAAAAATTAATTGgaattatattttgaagAAAAACAATGAACTACTTAATGATAATGTAGACAAAATATATCATgggatatataaaaaagaaaatgtggatgatttattatttgtttttgaTACGTatccatataattatttaaatattactaTGAGTGTTTTTTCTCTTTACAAATTTGCAAATAGTTATCTAAACgagaagaaagaaaaaatgaatagtgtaaatgaaaagaaacatggcttttttaataatatatctagtaaaaattttttgataaaagaagaagaagaagaaaaaaaaaaaaaacatgatatggaatatataaatgaacatataaatataaaacataatgacaataaatcaagatataatgaaaaaaaggaTTCATATGATGATAACTTTTTTGCTTTAGAAAATATACACGATGATGttggtgataataatatttttaaaataaaagaagaaagaaaacgattaaattatattacaaCAAATAGAAATTTTCAAAGAATTGTTGGTTCAATTaataaacatttaaaaattatctatagaatattttcatctaatgaaaaattatcttcttatgaaaaaaataaaaatgtttacaaatatattccttatataaatattaaagatattattattattttaaaatcgttctgtatattaaaatatgatcatgcaaatatatataaatatatatatttttttattgttcattttattgataaatttgatctatataatttatgtCAAGCAGTCcatttatgtattattaaaaaaatatatatcaaaccATTATATCAAaactttataaaatatttagagAAAATTTTTGAACAAGGGAAAAACGATTATATAGGAAAAATGCAACAATCTCAAAATAATACATCTGTTtctttaaatgaaaaaaaaaaaagagacaCACATGAGGAATTACATGATCATCATAATACtactaataaaaataatgttaaaACAGATATTCTATTGAATATaccatatgataataatagaaataacTTATGTAAAAACATGATCTCTTTAtatgatcatataaatattaaagatttttataataacatagAAAACATTTTAGAAGGATATTCTTCTAATTCTtacaattattatacatCACCTTTATATGcgaataaatttaattattatatatatcattcttGTAATTACTCTAATATTAACAATGCTTTAGATGATGAGGAgcaaaaaaaagagaaagaaaaagatgtAAAAAGTTTTATGACCAAAGATATGAGAAAAGAGAAAGAAAGTTTTATTGAAGAGAGTAGTAATAAGGATATAAcaataaatcaaaataataataaatgggataataaaatagataATAGAAAggatattaatttatatgtatatattttatatgttttatctAAATTTCCATATagtaatgtaaatataataaataaaattatttcatatataatacaagatatacataatttatcAATAGACGAATTAATATTAACTTTTTATAGTATAGCAGAGCTAGAATATGAGGATCATGAGGtccaaaattatttatatctctTAATATTTCAGCGATTAcattttttgaattatagAAATAATGACACACTTTTGAAGTTAATAAAATCGTTATATTTGACAAACAATTTGGATATGGTATATGATAATGATACAGATATAGAAAATGTTGTTCAATATGTGGATGAAAAAGAAAGTAAAAAGGAAACACAACAACagcaacaacaacaacaagaAAAAccaaagaagaaaaaatgtaatgataaggatgatgaaaaaaaagaagaactTAATCATATagataatgaagataataactTGTTTAGTAAAAAAAATGGTGATTATAAGAAccatacaaaaatatatcatgGCAATAGTTTTatagaacatataaataaggatgaaaataataaaatggaaagtataaaaattttaatgatatatgttatatcaaagatgatattaaaaaatgtaaataattatagTCCTATTGAATTAGTAGatattattagatatatgtctgcatttaaatttataaataaagaattattttcttttgtatACAGTTtaccattttttaaaaatttaaatgaagatgtattaaattattataaaaatcatgTCTATTTTAATCAATCCTATTATgcatatacaaaaaataataatataaatacaccTATAGAAATTATGTTATGTAAATTATATCAGTcctatttatcatataatatgtatataaaacaaattgacaatagttatataaaaaatgtattaaaggatgatattattaaaaatatatataaaagaaataatgaacaaataaattttatacaaTTTGATGATtctatattacaaatattaaaaaagacatatttaaataatatgaaaatatctTCATATGCATCTTCTTCATTACATTATGAAATAgcagatataataaataaagatttTAAAATACCTTGTCATGTGGAATATAAAACCCCCAATGGATTAATAATAGATATAGCTATATTATATGAGgacatcaaaaaaataaatcccTCATGTCcattctttaaaaatattgcAATCGAAATTAATGGTCCATTCCATTACAAAACAAAATCTTTGAACAAGAATTTTCCGTTGATCAATACAAAGactattttaaaaaagag GCTATTACAATTTGAAAACTGGGATGTTATATCTTTTCCCTTTTGGGAAATCAAGCCAtg gtTTAGTAAAACGAGGAAAGAAAgttacatattaaaaatgttacCCGAGAAACTCAAAAcgttttttaaataa
- a CDS encoding ribosomal protein S8e, putative, translated as MPQNDYIELHRKRYGYRFDHFEKVRKKEARKVHKDSLKAKKLRGIKAKIYNKKKYTEKVNLKKTLKSHELKDIKSSETLKDDNGLPSYLLDRQQTKQTQILTNLIKQKRKSKCGKWQLPIPKIQALNEAEMLRVVKSGKRRRKTWKRLIDKISFVGNDFTRKNPKFERYIRPSSLRFKKANVYHSELKSTFSLDIISVKVNPQSNLYTNLGIITKGTIIEVNVSELGLVTQSGKVIWAKFAQVTNNPELDGCINATLLV; from the coding sequence ATGCCGCAAAATGATTATATCGAATTACACCGTAAGAGGTATGGATACCGATTTGACCATTTCGAAAAAGTAAGAAAAAAGGAAGCGAGAAAAGTTCATAAGGATTCTTTGAAAGCTAAAAAATTAAGAGGAATAAaagcaaaaatatataataagaagaaatataCAGAAAAAGTAAATCTTAAGAAAACATTAAAATCACATGaattaaaagatattaaGAGTTCTGAAACTTTAAAAGATGATAATGGATTACCATCCTATTTATTAGATCGTCAACAAACAAAACAAACTCAAATATTGACTAACCTTATAAAacagaaaagaaaaagtaaaTGTGGAAAATGGCAATTACCTATACCTAAAATACAAGCTTTAAATGAAGCTGAAATGTTAAGAGTTGTGAAATCaggaaaaagaagaagaaagacATGGAAAAGATTAATAGATAAAATATCATTTGTAGGTAATGATTTCACAAGAAAAAATCCTAAATTTGAAAGATATATACGTCCAAGTAGTTTAAGATTTAAAAAAGCTAATGTTTATCATAGTGAATTGAAATCCACATTCTCTTTAGATATTATTAGTGTTAAAGTCAATCCACAATCAAATCTTTATACAAATCTTGGTATTATAACTAAAGGTACCATTATAGAAGTTAATGTAAGTGAATTAGGTTTAGTTACACAATCAGGAAAAGTTATATGGGCAAAATTTGCTCAAGTTACAAATAATCCAGAGCTAGATGGTTGTATTAATGCAACATTATtagtataa